One region of Miscanthus floridulus cultivar M001 chromosome 19, ASM1932011v1, whole genome shotgun sequence genomic DNA includes:
- the LOC136527692 gene encoding uncharacterized protein, which yields MEVEPPPAPAAAVEAALLKCRGDGGGGEPTLEAFGKAGSRSPSREAAGPPQEPDGTPGPSRRRGEEEEPLRRGLAAAQARARVRRKAGHATPSPSWKLEPSPPRPEDEALAEADSGAGRRGAPAASARQLGATLWEIQDVIRAAGAGRRIRRRGRRVPAADDASADADGPRSSGGFGAQIAASVMEHEKLHEERCHSRQPLSPASYTSSVGATTINLISPTRSLDCNARFRQPGNDIKTSTELLKVLNRIWSLEEQHAADVSAMKGLKRELHHAQACIQELMQERQRYHHEIDSLARQVTEDKMARRSKDQEKMRAALRSLQEELEDERRLRKHSETLHRKLGKELSEMKSTFCKAVKALEKEKKTTCLLEDLCDEFAKGIRNYEEEVRLLKQKHVKEYEHKFDKSVVHISEAWLDERMQMHKTNMREGLSGKTSITERLSSEIEGFLHHAKRLGNSKNDNLDNGNEKRDASLCRQSLESVHLNGATSAPRLAEDDDGSSIASDLHCFELNMHGGAIRNHDLAGTRRRVTGCMHSPMRRLEYSNGISVEGSPMSNAPPCPKKEKTRSSISRQQFITSTPEISSHNDASLAPADEQNETVMTQVSRRLRDDLLKIKSEAPQHAYLGPKSNQPRVNQFHKSTSRDLCDVRSPARHLNNPVQSLGYAISEPPAHQLIGTKENTLKAKLLQARLEGQHARLSASVFPLISTRRK from the exons ATGGAGGTGGAGCCACCACCAGCTCCTGCGGCCGCTGTAGAAGCAGCGCTTCTGAAATGCcgcggcgacggtggcggcgggGAGCCAACGCTCGAGGCCTTTGGCAAGGCGGGGTCGAGGAGCCCGAGCCGCGAGGCCGCCGGGCCTCCACAAGAACCGGACGGCACCCCCGGGCCAAGTCGCCGccgcggggaggaggaggagccgctgCGGCGAGGGCTCGCGGCGGCTCAGGCGCGGGCACGGGTACGGCGGAAGGCGGGGCACGCCACGCCGTCGCCGTCCTGGAAGCTGGAGCCGTCGCCACCGCGGCCGGAGGATGAGGCGCTGGCCGAGGCGGATTCGGGAGCGGGGAGGAGGGGCGCGCCGGCCGCGTCGGCGCGGCAGCTGGGCGCCACCCTGTGGGAGATCCAAGACGTCATCCGGGCCGCCGGTGCGGGCCGACGGATCCGGCGCCGCGGGCGGAGGGTGCCCGCTGCCGATGACGCGAGTGCGGATGCGGATGGG CCACGGAGTTCAGGTGGCTTTGGAGCACAAATTGCTGCTTCAGTCATGGAGCATGAGAAGTTACATGAAGAAAGATGCCACTCAAGACAGCCTCTTTCTCCTGCAAGTTACACTAGCTCAGTTGGG GCAACCACAATAAACCTTATCAGCCCAACTCGGTCGTTGGATTGCAATGCCAGATTTAGGCAGCCAGGTAATGATATTAAAACATCAACAGAGCTACTGAAAGTTCTCAATCGAATATGGAGCTTGGAAGAACAGCATGCAGCTGATGTGTCAGCAATGAAGGGATTGAAACGAGAGTTGCATCATGCCCAGGCATGCATTCAAGAACTTATGCAAGAGAGGCAGCGGTATCATCACGAAATTGATTCACTAGCCAGGCAAGTCACTGAAGACAAAATGGCTCGAAGGAGCAAGGACCAAGAGAAGATGAGAGCAGCCCTTCGTTCCCTGCAAGAGGAGCTTGAAGATGAGAGACGTCTAAGGAAACATTCTGAGACTCTCCATAGGAAGCTAGGCAAAGAGCTATCCGAGATGAAATCAACATTTTGCAAGGCTGTGAAGGCTctggagaaagagaagaagacaacctgCCTGTTGGAAGATCTTTGTGATGAGTTTGCGAAAGGAATCAGAAACTACGAGGAGGAAGTCAGGTTGTTAAAGCAAAAGCATGTAAAGGAGTATGAACATAAGTTTGACAAGTCTGTAGTTCATATTTCAGAAGCATGGCTTGATGAGCGAATGCAGATGCATAAGACTAATATGAGGGAAGGTTTGTCCGGGAAAACCTCAATCACAGAGCGGCTGAGCAGTGAGATTGAGGGTTTTCTTCATCATGCTAAAAGGCTAGGTAATTCCAAGAATGATAACTTAGACAATGGTAATGAAAAGCGTGATGCAAGTTTGTGCCGGCAGTCCCTTGAGTCGGTCCATCTGAATGGAGCCACTAGTGCCCCTCGGCTAGCTGAAGATGATGATGGCAGTTCTATTGCCAGTGACTTGCATTGCTTTGAACTGAACATGCATGGAGGTGCCATTAGGAATCATGACCTTGCAGGAACTCGAAGGAGGGTTACAGGTTGCATGCATTCACCAATGCGAAGGCTGGAATATTCCAATGGCATATCTGTCGAAGGTTCACCTATGTCAAATGCACCACCTTGCCCAAAGAAAGAAAAGACAAGGTCTAGCATCAGCAGACAACAATTTATCACCTCAACACCAGAAATTAGCTCACACAATGATGCTAGCCTTGCTCCTGCAGATGAGCAGAACGAAACTGTCATGACCCAAGTCTCTAGGCGATTACGTGATGACCTGTTGAAGATCAAATCAGAGGCTCCTCAACATGCATATCTAGGGCCAAAATCAAACCAGCCCCGGGTAAATCAATTTCATAAATCTACTTCTCGGGATCTTTGTGATGTGCGCAGTCCAGCACGGCATCTGAATAACCCAGTCCAATCCTTGGGTTATGCGATATCTGAACCCCCAGCTCATCAGCTCATAGGCACAAAGGAGAACACTCTGAAGGCGAAACTACTGCAAGCAAGGCTAGAGGGGCAGCACGCTCGACTGAGCGCATCAGTATTCCCCTTGATCAGCACAAGAAGGAAATGA